In the Leptospira limi genome, one interval contains:
- a CDS encoding glycosyltransferase family 2 protein, translating into MKYFLEKRSNPKLLSIVIPCYNEESVLPHLKERLTSFLEKLPTKIELILVNDGSIDNTIFELVNWSKEDKRVKIISLSRNFGHQIAVTAGMDYASGEAVVIMDADLQDPPEVIFEMLERYREGYDVVYGQRIARTGESWFKKITAWAFYRLMKVLVHKDLPLDSGDFRLISRRCLDALNGLRENHRFLRGMNAWIGFPQTPVFYKRDARVAGETKYPLQKMLKLAMNAAVSFSPLPLRFSLALGIIVAFVGFFVGAYALFRAFQHFILEMPIVYNPGWATIVTLICLIGGSILISIGILGEYIARIFEESKNRPLYVVEFVKGISDSKRYRK; encoded by the coding sequence ATGAAATATTTTTTAGAAAAACGCAGTAATCCTAAATTGTTGTCCATTGTAATTCCATGTTATAATGAGGAATCTGTCCTTCCGCATTTAAAGGAGAGGTTAACTTCATTTTTAGAAAAACTTCCAACAAAAATCGAGCTAATACTCGTGAATGATGGAAGTATCGATAATACAATTTTTGAATTAGTCAATTGGTCAAAAGAAGACAAAAGAGTTAAAATCATTAGTTTATCTAGAAATTTTGGTCATCAAATTGCTGTCACAGCTGGAATGGATTATGCGAGTGGAGAGGCTGTTGTCATTATGGATGCCGATTTACAAGATCCACCTGAAGTGATATTTGAAATGTTGGAGAGATACCGAGAAGGATACGACGTTGTTTATGGACAACGAATTGCCCGTACGGGCGAGTCATGGTTTAAAAAGATAACGGCTTGGGCGTTTTATCGTCTAATGAAGGTATTAGTTCATAAAGATTTACCATTGGATTCTGGCGATTTTAGATTGATTTCACGCCGATGTTTGGATGCTTTAAATGGACTAAGAGAAAACCATCGTTTTTTACGAGGTATGAATGCATGGATAGGTTTTCCACAAACTCCAGTTTTTTATAAACGTGATGCGAGAGTTGCAGGTGAAACGAAATACCCATTGCAAAAAATGTTAAAGTTGGCAATGAATGCAGCAGTATCCTTTTCTCCTCTACCATTACGATTTAGTTTGGCTCTCGGAATCATCGTTGCCTTTGTTGGATTTTTTGTAGGAGCTTATGCGCTTTTTCGAGCGTTTCAACATTTCATTTTGGAGATGCCAATTGTTTATAACCCAGGTTGGGCCACAATTGTCACATTGATTTGTTTAATTGGTGGATCGATTTTAATTTCCATTGGAATCCTAGGTGAATACATTGCTAGAATTTTTGAGGAATCTAAAAATAGGCCTCTCTATGTAGTTGAATTTGTAAAAGGTATTTCTGATTCGAAACGATATAGAAAATAA
- a CDS encoding acyltransferase family protein, with amino-acid sequence MNKNRLRYITSIFEKKSFEHENLNGIRAISILSVVIYHVWVTVKQIIHSEYEFVNLFLGALSSGVDFFFLLSGFLIYGGLRREFDKNGKINIKDFFVKRSLRIFPAYYFALFILYSFKRFQLTKFDIHSIKDPAAIAMFESIRAGLSNVWVDALYLTDILRVPVVYDGGWSLSIEEHFYLVLPFFCVLFFFRINLISRLAIYILGFAFALFNRYSISYPIANLDAVYQLYCRFDSILYGMVVYEVYHLFPWQTLHISYKQFWSGLLLLISFFLIIWMHQIDSSSAFAIVFRPTLVSIGFGILMYFSFFIKPITSFFSWSVFRPFARLGYTAYLWHIIVIPLVATKVTPIVLKNQNMLSAVYAFVYVIFFTFLTSWIVYLIIELPFLRMKEKLVHPIKIQ; translated from the coding sequence GTGAATAAAAATCGATTGAGATACATAACATCTATTTTCGAAAAGAAGTCATTTGAACATGAGAATTTAAATGGAATTAGAGCAATTTCGATTCTTTCTGTCGTAATCTATCATGTTTGGGTAACTGTGAAACAAATTATTCATAGCGAATATGAGTTTGTAAATTTATTTTTGGGCGCTCTCTCTTCAGGAGTTGATTTCTTTTTTTTGTTAAGTGGTTTTTTAATTTATGGGGGGTTAAGAAGAGAATTTGATAAAAATGGGAAAATAAACATTAAAGACTTTTTTGTAAAAAGGAGTTTGAGGATATTTCCTGCTTACTATTTTGCGCTTTTTATTTTATATTCATTTAAAAGATTTCAGTTAACTAAGTTTGATATCCATTCAATAAAAGATCCAGCTGCAATTGCGATGTTTGAGAGTATCCGAGCGGGGTTGTCCAATGTTTGGGTGGATGCCTTGTATTTGACAGACATATTAAGGGTTCCTGTCGTATACGATGGCGGATGGTCTTTATCAATCGAAGAACATTTTTATTTAGTATTGCCTTTTTTCTGTGTATTATTTTTTTTCCGAATCAATTTGATTTCACGACTGGCGATTTATATCTTGGGATTTGCCTTTGCTTTGTTCAATCGATATTCGATCTCTTATCCAATCGCAAATTTAGATGCTGTTTACCAACTTTATTGCAGGTTTGATTCCATTCTTTATGGGATGGTTGTGTACGAAGTGTATCATCTATTCCCATGGCAGACATTACATATAAGCTATAAACAGTTTTGGTCTGGCTTATTATTATTGATCAGTTTTTTTCTAATAATTTGGATGCATCAAATCGATTCTTCGAGTGCATTTGCCATCGTGTTTCGTCCAACACTTGTTTCAATAGGATTTGGAATTCTAATGTATTTTTCTTTTTTCATCAAACCGATTACAAGTTTCTTTAGTTGGAGTGTCTTTAGACCTTTTGCTCGATTGGGCTACACAGCATACCTATGGCATATCATAGTAATTCCATTAGTTGCGACTAAAGTGACTCCAATTGTTTTAAAAAATCAAAATATGTTATCTGCGGTTTATGCATTTGTGTATGTAATATTTTTTACATTTTTAACATCATGGATTGTTTACTTAATCATTGAGTTACCGTTTTTAAGAATGAAAGAAAAATTAGTGCATCCGATTAAAATTCAATAA
- a CDS encoding dolichyl-phosphate-mannose--protein mannosyltransferase — translation MKINREGIKKFKFEIGIFISLALGIFFRFYKLDRQSLWTDELYSVYASSLGNWQQFWNYLASDPHPPLFQILLSIWIHINPTGSEVYSKLFPVLISVFNLLVLLFLTTGWEKKRRFLFLFLFSFSPGAIYYAQEVRSYSLLLCLSSFIIVLFDSFLSDIQNKKRYVLLVILSICISYVHLFGFIFVGSLYFLFWIYFLILNDNRRNLVFLLGIVTFIAYLPFIFQLLSGDKIATASWIDPPNVVLYLSYYSLYFYTSKKFLFLTVVVPVVLFLIIIFQVIKKIFRKGGFSFLRFSEIYLLVAIFVIIVTSVFSFFKPIVTNRNWIVTLPLVFMFVSEKISESKRSKILMVCLILLTILSFVDFKKNFYIVFKEDWRSTSQFISKQCEGQYVFSNATPEYIKLYLDWNLDQNFEPRLLGEETPLKQKKLCVVYRFLGGNGKSFEEKNGWKFVNEHQFYGMVVKEYLRSE, via the coding sequence ATGAAGATCAATAGGGAAGGAATCAAAAAATTCAAATTTGAAATTGGTATTTTTATTTCTCTGGCACTAGGAATTTTTTTTAGATTCTATAAGTTAGATCGACAGAGTTTATGGACAGACGAACTTTATTCTGTATATGCATCCTCTCTTGGAAATTGGCAACAATTCTGGAATTATTTAGCAAGTGATCCTCATCCACCACTTTTTCAAATTTTACTTTCGATCTGGATTCACATCAATCCAACAGGGAGTGAAGTTTATTCTAAATTATTTCCTGTTTTAATTTCTGTTTTTAATTTATTAGTTTTACTATTCTTAACTACGGGTTGGGAGAAAAAAAGAAGATTTCTCTTTCTATTTCTTTTTTCATTTTCACCAGGTGCAATTTATTATGCACAGGAAGTTCGATCCTATTCCCTGCTCTTGTGTTTATCATCCTTTATCATTGTTCTTTTTGATTCATTTTTATCTGACATTCAAAATAAGAAACGATATGTATTATTAGTAATTTTATCGATTTGTATTTCTTATGTTCATTTGTTTGGATTTATTTTTGTAGGCTCACTTTATTTTCTATTTTGGATCTACTTTTTAATTCTAAATGATAATCGGCGCAATTTGGTTTTTTTACTTGGAATTGTAACTTTTATTGCTTATTTACCGTTTATTTTTCAGTTGCTAAGTGGTGATAAGATTGCAACTGCAAGTTGGATCGATCCACCTAATGTCGTTTTATACTTGAGTTACTATTCTTTATATTTTTATACTTCGAAAAAATTTCTGTTTTTGACTGTTGTAGTTCCTGTTGTTCTTTTTTTAATCATTATATTCCAAGTGATCAAAAAAATATTCAGGAAGGGTGGATTTTCTTTTCTTCGGTTTTCGGAGATATACTTGTTGGTAGCTATATTTGTGATAATAGTAACAAGTGTATTTTCATTTTTTAAACCTATTGTTACGAATCGAAATTGGATCGTAACTTTACCACTTGTGTTTATGTTTGTTTCGGAAAAGATTTCCGAAAGTAAGAGAAGTAAAATTCTTATGGTTTGTTTGATACTTTTGACTATTCTCTCCTTTGTTGATTTTAAAAAGAATTTTTATATTGTTTTTAAGGAAGATTGGCGTTCCACAAGTCAGTTCATATCGAAACAATGTGAGGGTCAGTATGTGTTTTCAAATGCAACACCCGAATACATCAAGCTCTATTTAGATTGGAATTTGGATCAAAATTTTGAACCTCGATTATTAGGGGAGGAAACTCCATTAAAACAAAAAAAACTTTGCGTTGTGTATCGGTTTTTAGGTGGTAATGGGAAAAGTTTTGAAGAAAAGAATGGTTGGAAATTTGTTAACGAACATCAGTTTTATGGGATGGTAGTTAAGGAGTATCTTAGAAGTGAATAA